A stretch of DNA from Micromonospora peucetia:
GCGCGGCAGCACCCGGGTCCGCATCGAGGTCACCGGCGTCGAGGCGCACGCCGCGCTCGACCCCGACGCCGGGGTCAACGCCATCGACGAACTCGTCGACCAGCTCGTGCGGGTCCGCGCCCTCGTCGCGGGCCGGCCGGTCCTGCTCAACACCGGCACCGTCACCGGCGGAGGTCGGACCAACGTGGTCGCCGGCGAGGCCCACGCCGACCTCGGCCTGCGCTTCACCGACCCCGAGAACGAGGACGCGGTCCTCACCGGCCTGCGGTCGCTGCACCCGGTCCGTGATCGCGCCCGGCTCACCACCCGGCTGCTGTCGCACCGGCCCACCTGGCGGCCCGACGAGGCGGGAGCGCACCTGCTCGACCGGATCGTGGGCATCGCCGCGGGCCTCGGGCAACGCCTCGCCGGTCACCCGGCGGACGGTGCCGCCGACACCAACACGACGGGTGCGCTCGGCCGTCCCACCATCGACGGGCTGGCCCCGCCCGGTGGGGGCGCACACGCCCGGCAGGAGTGGGTCTCGGCCGCCGGCATCGGCGCGCGCAGCGACCTGCTGGCCGCCCTGCTCACCATGATCTGAACGAAACGGCCTAGCGTGATCCGGCCCGCCGGGCCCGGGTCACCGCGACGAGTCCCACGACGATCAGAACCAGCCCGAGTGCGCCGGCCGCCACGACGTAGGTCCGCACGTCGTCGAAGCTGACGGTTTCGTCGCCGGCGGCCTGAGCGCTCGGCGTCGGCGTGGCATCCGGCACGCTGGGCGCGACGGCAGGTGGTGGGGAGTAGCGCAGGATCCTGGGCGTCGTTCCCGGTGGCTGGCCGGCGGTCTCGGAGACGGTGAGCAGGGACCGCCCGTCGTGGCTGTAGGTGATCGACTCGCCCTGCGGCTCGTCGGGCAGCGCGGTGACCCGTGGGGTCCCACTGGTCAACGCGGTGATCAGATCGCCGTCGGCCACGTCGAACTCGTACGCGTCGGCGTAGGTGCGCAGCACCGCCCGGCGGCCGTCCGGTGCGGTGGCGGCGCCGGTGACCGCCGTCCGGCCGAGCGCCCCGAACGGGTTGCTCGTCGTCGAGGCGGGCAGCTGGACCTGCCCCACCTTCACCAGTGGCGCCGTCGTGCCCGGCCGCAGGGGAGCGCTCGGGGCGTACAGGGTGGCCGAGTACTTGGTCACGATCACCGGCCGGCCGTCGCCGGTCACGAGCAGGGCCTCGGCGTCGTGCGGGCCGTCCGGGTACGCCAGGCGGTACAACACCGGGCGGTCGGCCCCCGGCGGGAGTTTCCACACGGCCAGCGTCTGTCGGGAGCGGTCGTTGTCGCCGACGTCCGCCACCCAGACCGTGCCGTCGCCGCCGACGGCGAGATCCTCGGTGTCCCGTGGCCGCGACGGATAGGGCACCGCCCGTACGACGGAGCACTCACGGTCCAGGAAGAAGATCCGGCGGCGGGCCTCGTCGTTCGCGCCGTCATTGATGATGACGTAGCCGTCATCCGTGGCGACCATTCCGGAGATCTCGGTCAGCCGGCCGTCACGCACCTCGCACACTGGCGTCGCGGGGACCGGAGTGGGCGACGGGTTCGCCGCCGCCGCGCCCGGGGCCGTCGTGACGGCGCAGGCGACGACGGCTGCCGCCGCGATCCGCAGCAGCCGGTTGGTCCTGTTGCCTCGTCGCCTCACCAGCAATCCTCTCAGTATCGGCCCGCCTCCGCCCGGCAGGCCGATGCCGTTTCGCGAACTGCTGACGACCCCTTCCGATCGGCGTGGACGCCACGTCGCGCACCATGGCCGGCTGCCGAGCCCGCCCCGGTGGGTCGCCGGCCGCCCGTGACGAGCGGCCTCGGGGGTGTGTGACCAGGGGGTGAGTGTATGACCTGTGGCGCCGCGACCGGTGGCGGGACCGGGACGCGCGGGGCCGGCGCCTGCGGCACGTGACCGAGCCGGACCGGACCGCCGGCGCGCCGCCGCGCCGGAAGCGTCGTACGCTGCCGCGATGACCGCCCCCTCCCGCATCCTGGTCTACGCGGTGTACGGCGCTGGCAAGTCCACGCTGGCGGCGCGGCTGGCCGAGCGGCTCGGGTTGCCGTGGCACCCGGTCGACGACCTGCTCTGGCAACCCGGCTGGGTCGAGGTGCCGGTCGCCGAGCAGCGCAGCCGGATCGAGGCGGTCTGCCGACGCGACCGCTGGATCCTCGACGGCGCATACCACGGGTGGCGGGACGTGGTGCTGGCCCGTGCTGACCTGATCGTCGGCCTTGACTATCCGCGCTGGCTCTCCTTCTGGCGGCTGCTGCGGCGCACCGCCCGACGGCTGGTCAGCGGCGAGGAGATCTGCAACGGCAATCGTGAGTCGCTGGGCAGCGTGCTGTCCCGGGACTCGATCCTGGTGTGGCACGTCACCGCGTTCGGCCGGGCCCGGCGGCGGATGCGGGCCTGGCAGGCCGACCCGGCCAGGCCGCCGGTGCTGCTGTTCCGCTCCCCGGCGGACCTGGACCGCTGGCTGGCCGGCCTGACCCGCCGATGAGGACGTGCCGCAGGTCCAGCCGGTCGCCGATGTCGTGAACGACGCACAATCCCGGAGCGCAGACGGCACCGTGACGGTCGCGACGGGTATTTCTGTGACGTGCAACCGATGGACGTACGCCATTGCCTCGGTCTTCGTGATCACCTAGGTTCACCCGATCGCACCCAGCCGCACTGAGCACCTCCCCGGCTCTGGCGCGGCAGCGAGACACCTACCGATCGCGCCGCTGAAGTGACTTAGGAGCTCACCGTGGCACAGCCTCTCTATCGAAGAACGTTCCCCTCCCGTTGGCGGACACCGGCCCGACTGGTCGCGGCGTTGGCGGCGAGCACCATGCTGCTCGCCGTGGCCCCCGCTCCCGCCGCCGCGGCACCCCTGCGCGCACCACTACCGGCCGGCGACAAGGCGGCCCCCGCCCGCCCGGCATCCGGAAAGCCGCAGCCCAAGAGCGGGCTCTGGCTGTTGAAGATGGACAAGCCGTCGTTGGTGGCGGCCGCACAGGGCAGCGGGGCGCGTGCCGGCAGGATCGACACCCGGTCCGCAACCAGCACCTCCTACGCCAGCGAACTGGCGCGGCAGCAGGACACGCTGGTGGACGAGATCGAGGCCGTTCTGGGCCGCTCGGTGCGGGTCGCCCACACGTACCGCAACGTGGTCAACGGCCTGGCGGTCG
This window harbors:
- a CDS encoding M20/M25/M40 family metallo-hydrolase — protein: MTAEPSSALDALRRYTLHESPTGDRRALAALADVLDADAARAGFDTARVSHPSGDHLVWTIPARGVPGDPVLLLTHYDTVWPVGTLSGMPWSVDGDTIRGPGVYDTKAGIVALLAAAAHVERQQAPHPEIRVVVAADEEIGSPTATGLVRAEATRARAVLGLEPPHPGGDLKTGRRGSTRVRIEVTGVEAHAALDPDAGVNAIDELVDQLVRVRALVAGRPVLLNTGTVTGGGRTNVVAGEAHADLGLRFTDPENEDAVLTGLRSLHPVRDRARLTTRLLSHRPTWRPDEAGAHLLDRIVGIAAGLGQRLAGHPADGAADTNTTGALGRPTIDGLAPPGGGAHARQEWVSAAGIGARSDLLAALLTMI
- a CDS encoding esterase-like activity of phytase family protein, giving the protein MRRRGNRTNRLLRIAAAAVVACAVTTAPGAAAANPSPTPVPATPVCEVRDGRLTEISGMVATDDGYVIINDGANDEARRRIFFLDRECSVVRAVPYPSRPRDTEDLAVGGDGTVWVADVGDNDRSRQTLAVWKLPPGADRPVLYRLAYPDGPHDAEALLVTGDGRPVIVTKYSATLYAPSAPLRPGTTAPLVKVGQVQLPASTTSNPFGALGRTAVTGAATAPDGRRAVLRTYADAYEFDVADGDLITALTSGTPRVTALPDEPQGESITYSHDGRSLLTVSETAGQPPGTTPRILRYSPPPAVAPSVPDATPTPSAQAAGDETVSFDDVRTYVVAAGALGLVLIVVGLVAVTRARRAGSR
- a CDS encoding adenylate kinase; this encodes MTAPSRILVYAVYGAGKSTLAARLAERLGLPWHPVDDLLWQPGWVEVPVAEQRSRIEAVCRRDRWILDGAYHGWRDVVLARADLIVGLDYPRWLSFWRLLRRTARRLVSGEEICNGNRESLGSVLSRDSILVWHVTAFGRARRRMRAWQADPARPPVLLFRSPADLDRWLAGLTRR